A single region of the Triticum dicoccoides isolate Atlit2015 ecotype Zavitan chromosome 2B, WEW_v2.0, whole genome shotgun sequence genome encodes:
- the LOC119366477 gene encoding exocyst complex component EXO70A1-like isoform X1 has translation MERAAAAEAALLREKASLLRESMRRSEAVREGSAAAVDSIGRRMAAVDEAVRPAQARTWSAYSAHDNVARSLRAVEAVVRHLDAVREAESVILESASKGVTAYLDAVDNLKSAEDFFTSNRIGTAGVDALKRVDELLHKAAAELENEFSRVLSECSKPVELEQLLKCLPSRSSAKDSAESQPNPGAVLSLPTLIDPRYVPRLSKLAQKSVQLGCHKQFVKIYRCKLLQVSNCLTYLQCSVTIFHDLLAHDIFLHTSRDTRSSTLELTLKQLGVEYVTAEEVQTAQAESRDAKIAHWIRCLQIAVKLLFPSERALCDQIFEGKHAWKDHCFAAATSKSLLNLLSFGQAISKSKTAPDKVFLLLDMFDRTLELQSEVEAVFAGDECAENRKSASTLVKCLAQAAKKTLIDFKDSIVKESPKNTSTDGDVHPLTSYVGNYIKYLMDYQSSLKLIFQESSNGDGTKSGLVSEISGLIHAVETNLDVKAKQYKDHALGILFLMNNINYIVRSIRGSEAKDLVGDDWIQRRRRTVQQHATQYKRVAWGKVLECLSAQGLTSSVGSATEGIAGSVGSIGSHSGTTSTSVIKARFKSFNKQFEEVCQTQMNWAIPDKELRDNLILAVAEILLPAYRSFLKRFGPLVENSHHASKYMKYTPEALEQTLGNLFAKKLPQ, from the exons ATggagcgtgcggcggcggcggaggcggcgctgcTCCGCGAGAAAGCGAGTCTGCTGCGGGAGTCGATGCGCAGGAGCGAGGCGGTGCGCGAGGGGTCGGCCGCGGCGGTCGACTCCATCGGCCGCCGCATGGCCGCCGTCGACGAGGCCGTGCGCCCCGCCCAG GCGAGGACGTGGAGCGCGTACAGTGCCCACGACAACGTCGCCAGGAGCCTCCGCGCCGTGGAGGCCGTCGTACGGCACCTCGACGCCGTCCGCGAG GCAGAGTCGGTGATATTGGAAAGTGCAAGCAAGGGTGTTACTGCATATCTCGACGCGGTTGATAACTTAAAAAGCGCCGAGGATTTCTTCACTTCAAATAGAATCGGTACAGCTGGTGTTGACGCGCTCAAACGTGTCGATGAATTGCTTCACAAGGCGGCTGCTGAGCTGGAGAATGAATTCAGCAGGGTGCTATCAGAATGCAG CAAACCGGTAGAGCTTGAACAACTTCTCAAATGTCTTCCAAGCCGTTCATCAGCGAAAGATTCTGCTGAAAGCCAGCCAAATCCGGGTGCCGTGCTCTCTCTTCCTACGCTCATTGACCCGCGCTACGTGCCTCGGCTCTCAAAGTTAGCTCAGAAATCAGTCCAACTTGGTTGCCATAAACAGTTTGTGAAAATATATAGGTGCAAGCTTCTACAAGTTTCAAATTGCCTGACATACTTGCAGTGCAGTGTTACTATATTTCATGATTTGCTTGCCCATGACATTTTCCTTCATACTTCCAGAGATACTCGCAGTTCAACTTTGGAACTGACCCTTAAGCAGTTGGGAGTTGAATATGTTACGGCAGAAGAAGTACAGACTGCGCAGGCTGAGAGCCGGGACGCTAAAATTGCTCACTGGATCCGATGTTTGCAGATTGCG GTAAAGTTGCTTTTTCCTAGTGAACGCGCACTGTGTGATCAAATTTTTGAAGGGAAGCATGCATGGAAAGACCATTGCTTTGCTGCAGCAACATCCAAAAGCCTCTTGAATCTACTCAGCTTCGGACAAGCTATTTCTAAATCTAAGACAGCACCAGACAAAGTATTTTTGCTGCTAGATATGTTTGACCGAACATTGGAACTTCAATCTGAG GTTGAGGCAGTCTTTGCAGGAGATGAATGCGCTGAAAACCGGAAATCTGCAAGTACTTTGGTCAAATGTTTAGCACAAGCAGCAAAAAAGACTCTCATTGACTTCAAAGACAGCATTGTGAAGGAGTCGCCTAAGAATACGAGTACTGATGGAGATGTGCATCCTCTTACCAGCTATGTTGGAAACTATATCAAATATCTTATGGA CTATCAGTCATCACTAAAGCTGATCTTTCAAGAATCCAGCAATGGAGATGGAACAAAGTCTGGTCTGGTCTCTGAAATCTCTGGCCTTATACATGCAGTAGAGACCAACCTAgatgtaaaagcaaagcaatacaaGGATCATGCCCTGGGAATTCTGTTCTTAATGAATAACATCAACTATATCGTCAGATCTATCCGCGG TTCAGAAGCCAAGGATTTAGTTGGTGATGATTGGATTCAAAGACGCCGAAGGACTGTGCAGCAACATGCTACTCAGTACAAAAGAGTTGCTTGGGGAAAG GTATTGGAGTGTCTCTCAGCTCAAGGTTTAACTTCATCAGTAGGTTCCGCTACAGAAGGTATTGCAGGAAGTGTTGGGAGTATCGGATCGCACAGCGGTACAACTTCCACATCTGTGATCAAAGCGAG attcaagtcTTTCAATAAGCAGTTTGAAGAGGTTTGTCAGACTCAGATGAACTGGGCTATTCCCGATAAAGAGTTACGCGATAACCTTATCCTTGCGGTTGCTGAAATTCTGTTACCTGCTTATAGATCTTTCCTGAAACGCTTTGG GCCTCTTGTCGAGAACAGCCATCATGCTTCGAAATATATGAAGTACACTCCAGAAGCACTTGAGCAAACACTTGGTAATCTATTTGCAAAGAAGTTACCACAGTAG
- the LOC119366477 gene encoding exocyst complex component EXO70A1-like isoform X3 → MERAAAAEAALLREKASLLRESMRRSEAVREGSAAAVDSIGRRMAAVDEAVRPAQARTWSAYSAHDNVARSLRAVEAVVRHLDAVREAESVILESASKGVTAYLDAVDNLKSAEDFFTSNRIGTAGVDALKRVDELLHKAAAELENEFSRVLSECSKPVELEQLLKCLPSRSSAKDSAESQPNPGAVLSLPTLIDPRYVPRLSKLAQKSVQLGCHKQFVKIYRDTRSSTLELTLKQLGVEYVTAEEVQTAQAESRDAKIAHWIRCLQIAVEAVFAGDECAENRKSASTLVKCLAQAAKKTLIDFKDSIVKESPKNTSTDGDVHPLTSYVGNYIKYLMDYQSSLKLIFQESSNGDGTKSGLVSEISGLIHAVETNLDVKAKQYKDHALGILFLMNNINYIVRSIRGSEAKDLVGDDWIQRRRRTVQQHATQYKRVAWGKVLECLSAQGLTSSVGSATEGIAGSVGSIGSHSGTTSTSVIKARFKSFNKQFEEVCQTQMNWAIPDKELRDNLILAVAEILLPAYRSFLKRFGPLVENSHHASKYMKYTPEALEQTLGNLFAKKLPQ, encoded by the exons ATggagcgtgcggcggcggcggaggcggcgctgcTCCGCGAGAAAGCGAGTCTGCTGCGGGAGTCGATGCGCAGGAGCGAGGCGGTGCGCGAGGGGTCGGCCGCGGCGGTCGACTCCATCGGCCGCCGCATGGCCGCCGTCGACGAGGCCGTGCGCCCCGCCCAG GCGAGGACGTGGAGCGCGTACAGTGCCCACGACAACGTCGCCAGGAGCCTCCGCGCCGTGGAGGCCGTCGTACGGCACCTCGACGCCGTCCGCGAG GCAGAGTCGGTGATATTGGAAAGTGCAAGCAAGGGTGTTACTGCATATCTCGACGCGGTTGATAACTTAAAAAGCGCCGAGGATTTCTTCACTTCAAATAGAATCGGTACAGCTGGTGTTGACGCGCTCAAACGTGTCGATGAATTGCTTCACAAGGCGGCTGCTGAGCTGGAGAATGAATTCAGCAGGGTGCTATCAGAATGCAG CAAACCGGTAGAGCTTGAACAACTTCTCAAATGTCTTCCAAGCCGTTCATCAGCGAAAGATTCTGCTGAAAGCCAGCCAAATCCGGGTGCCGTGCTCTCTCTTCCTACGCTCATTGACCCGCGCTACGTGCCTCGGCTCTCAAAGTTAGCTCAGAAATCAGTCCAACTTGGTTGCCATAAACAGTTTGTGAAAATATATAG AGATACTCGCAGTTCAACTTTGGAACTGACCCTTAAGCAGTTGGGAGTTGAATATGTTACGGCAGAAGAAGTACAGACTGCGCAGGCTGAGAGCCGGGACGCTAAAATTGCTCACTGGATCCGATGTTTGCAGATTGCG GTTGAGGCAGTCTTTGCAGGAGATGAATGCGCTGAAAACCGGAAATCTGCAAGTACTTTGGTCAAATGTTTAGCACAAGCAGCAAAAAAGACTCTCATTGACTTCAAAGACAGCATTGTGAAGGAGTCGCCTAAGAATACGAGTACTGATGGAGATGTGCATCCTCTTACCAGCTATGTTGGAAACTATATCAAATATCTTATGGA CTATCAGTCATCACTAAAGCTGATCTTTCAAGAATCCAGCAATGGAGATGGAACAAAGTCTGGTCTGGTCTCTGAAATCTCTGGCCTTATACATGCAGTAGAGACCAACCTAgatgtaaaagcaaagcaatacaaGGATCATGCCCTGGGAATTCTGTTCTTAATGAATAACATCAACTATATCGTCAGATCTATCCGCGG TTCAGAAGCCAAGGATTTAGTTGGTGATGATTGGATTCAAAGACGCCGAAGGACTGTGCAGCAACATGCTACTCAGTACAAAAGAGTTGCTTGGGGAAAG GTATTGGAGTGTCTCTCAGCTCAAGGTTTAACTTCATCAGTAGGTTCCGCTACAGAAGGTATTGCAGGAAGTGTTGGGAGTATCGGATCGCACAGCGGTACAACTTCCACATCTGTGATCAAAGCGAG attcaagtcTTTCAATAAGCAGTTTGAAGAGGTTTGTCAGACTCAGATGAACTGGGCTATTCCCGATAAAGAGTTACGCGATAACCTTATCCTTGCGGTTGCTGAAATTCTGTTACCTGCTTATAGATCTTTCCTGAAACGCTTTGG GCCTCTTGTCGAGAACAGCCATCATGCTTCGAAATATATGAAGTACACTCCAGAAGCACTTGAGCAAACACTTGGTAATCTATTTGCAAAGAAGTTACCACAGTAG
- the LOC119366477 gene encoding exocyst complex component EXO70A1-like isoform X2, whose protein sequence is MERAAAAEAALLREKASLLRESMRRSEAVREGSAAAVDSIGRRMAAVDEAVRPAQARTWSAYSAHDNVARSLRAVEAVVRHLDAVREAESVILESASKGVTAYLDAVDNLKSAEDFFTSNRIGTAGVDALKRVDELLHKAAAELENEFSRVLSECSKPVELEQLLKCLPSRSSAKDSAESQPNPGAVLSLPTLIDPRYVPRLSKLAQKSVQLGCHKQFVKIYRDTRSSTLELTLKQLGVEYVTAEEVQTAQAESRDAKIAHWIRCLQIAVKLLFPSERALCDQIFEGKHAWKDHCFAAATSKSLLNLLSFGQAISKSKTAPDKVFLLLDMFDRTLELQSEVEAVFAGDECAENRKSASTLVKCLAQAAKKTLIDFKDSIVKESPKNTSTDGDVHPLTSYVGNYIKYLMDYQSSLKLIFQESSNGDGTKSGLVSEISGLIHAVETNLDVKAKQYKDHALGILFLMNNINYIVRSIRGSEAKDLVGDDWIQRRRRTVQQHATQYKRVAWGKVLECLSAQGLTSSVGSATEGIAGSVGSIGSHSGTTSTSVIKARFKSFNKQFEEVCQTQMNWAIPDKELRDNLILAVAEILLPAYRSFLKRFGPLVENSHHASKYMKYTPEALEQTLGNLFAKKLPQ, encoded by the exons ATggagcgtgcggcggcggcggaggcggcgctgcTCCGCGAGAAAGCGAGTCTGCTGCGGGAGTCGATGCGCAGGAGCGAGGCGGTGCGCGAGGGGTCGGCCGCGGCGGTCGACTCCATCGGCCGCCGCATGGCCGCCGTCGACGAGGCCGTGCGCCCCGCCCAG GCGAGGACGTGGAGCGCGTACAGTGCCCACGACAACGTCGCCAGGAGCCTCCGCGCCGTGGAGGCCGTCGTACGGCACCTCGACGCCGTCCGCGAG GCAGAGTCGGTGATATTGGAAAGTGCAAGCAAGGGTGTTACTGCATATCTCGACGCGGTTGATAACTTAAAAAGCGCCGAGGATTTCTTCACTTCAAATAGAATCGGTACAGCTGGTGTTGACGCGCTCAAACGTGTCGATGAATTGCTTCACAAGGCGGCTGCTGAGCTGGAGAATGAATTCAGCAGGGTGCTATCAGAATGCAG CAAACCGGTAGAGCTTGAACAACTTCTCAAATGTCTTCCAAGCCGTTCATCAGCGAAAGATTCTGCTGAAAGCCAGCCAAATCCGGGTGCCGTGCTCTCTCTTCCTACGCTCATTGACCCGCGCTACGTGCCTCGGCTCTCAAAGTTAGCTCAGAAATCAGTCCAACTTGGTTGCCATAAACAGTTTGTGAAAATATATAG AGATACTCGCAGTTCAACTTTGGAACTGACCCTTAAGCAGTTGGGAGTTGAATATGTTACGGCAGAAGAAGTACAGACTGCGCAGGCTGAGAGCCGGGACGCTAAAATTGCTCACTGGATCCGATGTTTGCAGATTGCG GTAAAGTTGCTTTTTCCTAGTGAACGCGCACTGTGTGATCAAATTTTTGAAGGGAAGCATGCATGGAAAGACCATTGCTTTGCTGCAGCAACATCCAAAAGCCTCTTGAATCTACTCAGCTTCGGACAAGCTATTTCTAAATCTAAGACAGCACCAGACAAAGTATTTTTGCTGCTAGATATGTTTGACCGAACATTGGAACTTCAATCTGAG GTTGAGGCAGTCTTTGCAGGAGATGAATGCGCTGAAAACCGGAAATCTGCAAGTACTTTGGTCAAATGTTTAGCACAAGCAGCAAAAAAGACTCTCATTGACTTCAAAGACAGCATTGTGAAGGAGTCGCCTAAGAATACGAGTACTGATGGAGATGTGCATCCTCTTACCAGCTATGTTGGAAACTATATCAAATATCTTATGGA CTATCAGTCATCACTAAAGCTGATCTTTCAAGAATCCAGCAATGGAGATGGAACAAAGTCTGGTCTGGTCTCTGAAATCTCTGGCCTTATACATGCAGTAGAGACCAACCTAgatgtaaaagcaaagcaatacaaGGATCATGCCCTGGGAATTCTGTTCTTAATGAATAACATCAACTATATCGTCAGATCTATCCGCGG TTCAGAAGCCAAGGATTTAGTTGGTGATGATTGGATTCAAAGACGCCGAAGGACTGTGCAGCAACATGCTACTCAGTACAAAAGAGTTGCTTGGGGAAAG GTATTGGAGTGTCTCTCAGCTCAAGGTTTAACTTCATCAGTAGGTTCCGCTACAGAAGGTATTGCAGGAAGTGTTGGGAGTATCGGATCGCACAGCGGTACAACTTCCACATCTGTGATCAAAGCGAG attcaagtcTTTCAATAAGCAGTTTGAAGAGGTTTGTCAGACTCAGATGAACTGGGCTATTCCCGATAAAGAGTTACGCGATAACCTTATCCTTGCGGTTGCTGAAATTCTGTTACCTGCTTATAGATCTTTCCTGAAACGCTTTGG GCCTCTTGTCGAGAACAGCCATCATGCTTCGAAATATATGAAGTACACTCCAGAAGCACTTGAGCAAACACTTGGTAATCTATTTGCAAAGAAGTTACCACAGTAG